In Euphorbia lathyris chromosome 2, ddEupLath1.1, whole genome shotgun sequence, the sequence TAAACATAGTAGAAGAGCATACAAAAGAACCTCCCttttttcttcctcaaatacaAAATAAACAGATTAGACACACAAAGAACTCAGAAAGCAACAATGAGTAGTAATTAAACTAAAGTTAGGACTGCCTGTCACCGAAAAAGTTCAGTCaataaaaacaattttgagAAGTAACTTATTAGTTTAAATATCACTTTCGATTTCATGTCAAGATGAAATGAAATTTCCAACTAATGGCATGAATAGATCTTCCTCAATAGGAAATGTACTTCTAAGCTGGCTAAGGTAAAATAATCCTGTCTTACAAAAATTGGTCTTTCTGGTGAGTGAATAAGAGCTCTTCCTAACCATAGAACAAGGCTTAGCCTAGCTAAAGCAAGCAAATGACATAAAATATTAACGGAACGCTAGCTTAACCTATCTTAAAGTCTTAGATATTACATAAGATAAGGGGCATTCATTGCTTGAAAAGAAGAGTTTTCCAAAGACGCCATTGCTTCTTACTTGCATCTCTTTCttaatgaagatgaagatgtcttttttttaattagaagtGGGGACCAAGTCATTcccggacatcccaactaggttggcactaCCTAGAAGGCTCTAGCCCAAAATATAAatgaagaaataaaataatggTTACAGCAATGTCAAAGGAGATTACGAAAATCTAAATAAATCCCTGCCTATTACATTTTCTCGAACCAAAAGCGAACAAAAGTCCGGAATGGTAACAAAAGATGTCTTGACTGCCTTATCAAAGGCCTTTGAAAATCAGAATTATTCGGACATCACAAATTACTAGAGCCTCAAGAGATACactaaaattattataaactaCCTTTTTGTTTGCCCACAAGAAGGATATCAAACTCAATATCTTTTTCCTCAAAGAAGCCCTTTTCAAAATTACAGTTTGGATCGTATATCCGCTACAGTCAGTACAATTATACAGTAACAATTGGACAACAATTATAAAAACAAGAAAGCAGGGAGCGGATATGATATATCCATTTATTGGCAGTTGATTACTAAATCTAATAACTCTGAGAATTTCATGACAGATGATTAGATAAAACAGCCTAATCGGAATTACCCATGTTCAACCTGAACTTAAATGTTTGAGACAAAGATGTAAGGAAAGACCATGGAGCtttgaaattaatcaattacTGTTAACCAAACTAGACGTATTAAAACCACTAAtctcataaaaaaataataatgagataATCACATATCAGTTGCTTCTAACTGTTAATTTATCCTTCATTTTCTTCCGCAATGTAAATCAGTAAATGCAAATGCAAATTAGAGGAACTCACCAGCCCTGTCCAAATGGAGGCAATGGAAACTCCCAGCTTTTCCCTCTTAGAACCGCACTAGTAAATCTGCGGCAGCAGACATTTGCAACAAAGAAGAATTATTCCACAATCGAATCCAGAATCCCACATAAGTTAATTCCAATGTACAAATGATCGAAATCAAGCACAAATTTGATAATTACAAAATCCAAGTACCTGAAATTCACTCTTTGCGCCGAAGCAATCTCGATCTTCGACCGCACAAAGAAAACCCCATCAGGCGGGAAAGTAATGACATTATTGAGAGTTTTATTCTCCACATCAATCACTTGCAAAACATCGCCGGCTTGAGTACCGAAAAACGACGCTTTCTCTATAATGAAGAGCTGCTCTTTCTCCGTGGTCCAGAGCAACCGCCAAGTGGAAGATAATGAAACACCGGTGGTGATTGTACCTTCCCCTAGTTGAGCCATATCATCGATGGCTTGGATAATTGAGGATCGTTTTTCAGGGTCTTCTTGGGTTTTGAGGCCGCGTTCTTGGTCGGAGATAAGGGTGAGTAGACGCTGTTTGGCTGATTGCGATTGGGTTGCGGTTGAGGAGCAAGTAATTTTAGAGGCGCGGATGGAGCTGGAGCTGGAGCTGGAGCTGAAAGAATTTCGCGATTTCAAAGGAATAATCGGGAGGAGGAGAAAGCATGAAGCCATGGACACTGGAGATGACTCCTGACCAGCAGGGATAATACAAAAATGGCGGTTGATAAATATCAACatttttttaggcttaatacattatttctcCTTCGACTTTCCAAAACGTTTGATTCCAAGATCATAATATAAAGggtaaagggaaaattacacagaaattcatctttcaaaaactatttacaactatatcaaatcataattttgattgtgtcaaactagtaaaatcagtacttttaatataatttaagggttgaaatttataaattaaatgtctagaatatattttctagggtttatgatttataaattggagtctaaagtttttaaattatagtataaaatcataatatatagagaataatgacatattcagaattaagtttggtgatatgatttagttgtaatcttgtacttaattatgatattcatgtatttgacccgagggtaaatttcaaataaaacccatatggtttcactaattttcagataaatgattgtggtttactttttatcaaaacgatgattgagttttcaactttagcaaaataaggactttttcgattgatactgttaaaatcacccttgacgacttcaaaaatgacatattttaagaactactaatattctaagcaattttaattcttcaacttttttattttgagatcataatataaagggtaaatttcaaataaaacctatgtggtttcactaattttcagataaatgattgtggtttactttttttcaaaacgaggattgaggttttcaactttagcaaaataaggactttttcgattgatattattaaaatcactcttgacgacttcaaaaatgacatattttaaaagctactaatattctaagcaactttaattcttcaacttttttattttgagatcatttagatgaagtttggtaaagagagagaaagttaatgtttagagagagaaagttccaaaaaagatgattttcgaaaatgtagttccatagaaaatatgacattgaacaactttaattcttgaaaaatttcattttaaggtcgttaaagatagttttaatagcattaatccaagtgtgaaacctcaatcatcgttttgacaaaaagtaaaccacagtcctttatctgaaaattagtgaaaccacatgggttttatttgaaatttaccctaatataAATATGACCAGCTCTCTAAACATGTCCATCATAATAGATTGACTTCCTTGACTTTCTAAATTCAGCtctttaaacttgtttatttcgtatcacccgTTCTCTAAATTTGtctataaaaatttattagctttcTAAATTTTGCAAATGTCTAAGCAGCTTCATAAACTTACTTATTCCAtaacaattaaatacaaaaatcataatgctaactcggattaaggtgcaaaaatactcctaatattttgggttatgagtaattttaccactaatatctaaaatggtgcaattttgtccataaaaatttattagctctctgaactttgcaaatgtctaACCAGCTTCATAAACTtacttattccgtaacaactaaatacaaaaatcataatGCTAACTCGgattaatgtgcaaaaataccgcTAACATTGTGggttatgagtaattttaccactaatgtctaaaattgtgcaattttactcctaacattaatagccgaagagcaaatttataaatttagtgaattttttgaatttttttgtccaattcgtacaaaagtcggtatattttttttccacgttccaacatatgtttgtgatttgttactgaatgacgcacgtgtgaagtgtaggtgacaagattcatgacccaGAAGacattttgataaattatttctcaaattaatccaatgatcaatgttaggggtaaaattgttattgGCCTCCaacgttggggtaaaattgcatcattttagacgttaggggtaaaattactcttgacccaaaacgttagggatatttttgcaccttaatccgagttagtattatggtttttgtctttagttgttacagaataagcaagtttggggagctggtgatacgaaataaacaagtttatggAGCTGGTGAACACTTGCAAAggtcagggagccaatctactattatggacaatcTACAGTGACAAACATATTTGGATTTCGAGAGTTCTTGCTCCTTAAAATTTCcatacaacaaaagaaaaaccagtagaaaaaaaagttaatttacaAATTTCTAGTAAATTAGAAGGGCTGGAAAGTAAAAGGTCTGGAAAAGGAAATGGGTTGCTTGAATCTTCCTTTTATAAATTGCATGAGAAGAATGTTGAGCTATTGTCTTCAATAAAGAATTCCTAGTGACAACACTCCTTTAGACTCGCAACTCTTTTCGCCTATTTACATCTAGCTTAAGCATATAGGACTACATGTCGTGCATCTGATGGAGTTAAGTAATGGTAGAAAATGATGCTTATATGGGGGATCATATGCTTCCTAGGGATGTCATCACTTCATGAAAATTGACGTGATGTCTCACATATTAAGAATGAGAGAAGATCAAGTTCTGCAGCAAACACCAAGCCATATAAATAGGGACGTTTGAGTGATTAACATCTGCATAATGTAAACCATTCCTAAGAAATTGCAATAAAGCCCCACAAAACATACGACAGCGAAGCCCTAAGAGCTTTCAGAATCGAAAGGGCATAGGACATCTGATATTCTACAAATACTATCACGATACACGTGTCCTCATCTCGAGCTAACAAAGATGTACGAAGCAAGGAGGACCTTCAGATTAGATGGTATTGGAATAAAACGTAACTAATGAGATGCACTTTGAATCCTCTACGGATTATGACCAATGATTCACGTGTAGGATTAAGGAATCATAATTCAAGTATATTACTAACTATCTAAATAACGTTCACCACTCAGTAACTAGCACATATCCTCCATGGAAGTTAGAGCGCATATCTTACAATGGCTACCGTATTTTCTCCTAGCACCGTAAAAATAGAATGTTGCTTTATAATCAAGGTACATACATGTATCTATTGCAAATATTACTTAATTTTTTGGTGTTCTCATCCTAAACTCTATTAACTTAGGCATCAGATTGTGGTCACCAATCAATGATCTCGTCTTGATCCTTTTTGTCTTACTTCAGGCACAAAAGCAATTTCTACCGTCATCGAAGTACTATCacatggatatatatatataatgattgTGAGAGTAAGATTTTGAAAATTATATCATAGGGATGAGGTCCAAATTTGCCGATATCATTTTTTTTGGAAGTGCAAATTTTTTTCTAACATACagaatgatacaattttacttttaatattgCTAAGTAAGATCAATTATTTACTCCTACCTAATAGAAAAATTGAATGGACTGATTTGATAATTATTCGGCTGTCATATCGGATCTTATAAACAAGTTGCCAATAAATGGGAGTAGTTTCGTGTATTTTGGTAGGTTGtttataattgttttaataacatagtaaattaaatattaacatTTTGGTGGGCggtttgtaactatattagtaacaaaataaatattttagacataattgatgtttgaaaaTCAAATGCGATAATTAAATAACGAGTCAAATAACATTAAAGTCGTATGTTTAAATTTTCTGCTAGATAGAGTTAAAATTAATCTTTTTAGCAACATTAAgagataaaaatatattaattcatACGTTAGAGGTCAATGCGCactttaaaaaaatgatatagtAAAATTTATAACTTAACCCTGTCATGTACGCAACCAAGGAAAAAAcaacatttaattaaattaaatacatATTTGCAATTAAAGAAAagataaattacaaaactgattCAATCTGGAggttcatttatatatttagatctATTACACTACTCATTACATATCTGGACTTCGCTGTTGTGAGTTTGCAGTGTTGTTACACAACCTGGAAGTCGCAGTCTTTTCACGGTTTAGGTGAACTGTGAACCCTATTTTGTAAGACTAGCTTCACGGTTTAGGTGAAATGCGAACCTTTATTTTGTAATACTAGCTTTGCAGTTTACAATTCTCCGAAATAAAATCGTAAACAGCGAAGCGAGAAGGTAACATCAAAACTCCAAATATCAATTGATATAGGTGCAAACTTGTCACGtacgtgtctaaatttctaaaatttatattttgatattagtatatattataattattgggtgtgtgaagttaattcggtgctataggaaaagttcgGAGTTAATTCAATgggtttatgtgtaaattaaaagtttaagataattgttaaaagattatagaaagatggaggatcaaacctgatattttctatatttgagatatatatctcaaatctgTACCAGGCGGTGATCATcgtcttcttccttttctttttttttcttttatatttatcatcagttttctctgaaccatTTCTCCatcgttttttttatttacagaGATTCGACCGTTCaaatcactcgaaatttaaaacatggcatccttatgcatagatctaagtcctagtcgaagagtttttgagtttcggaagtgtttggaggaAAAACGTCTTAGATAGAATTTAGAGGCGAATCGATCgggtgtgttttcttcaattaatagccaagataagtaattatcaactatattttgcgttttatgtatatagatatactatatatataatcaaaaaagatttaaaaattgatattttagggttatgcaggaatttcgtaaaattggggtttttcatgattttgcttttaatgtgaaattatggttcaattgaagctattgactatgcttccatgtgaatttcagattttacttgattatgttgatttaaggcttaatttgattgattaacttggaattttatttgattagggattgatattttggagaattgaaaaattgtgagcttgattatgatcaagtgaagtatatacatatatgtttttggtttcaatttatatatattgaataaaatgtttAGTATCCATTAAGAGTAGTCCGGTTTGGTGGCTTTTGATtctaaagaccatatttagtgagaaatatggcccgTGTACAcggtctgaagacctattgggtatggcaacgaagtgttgggtaagaccatatgggataggcaatgttaaaagacgtctcgtatatgttGTGATTTGTGATTGAATTATAAGGGGATGGAGAGAAAGCCAAAAGTCAGCAGATGCAAGTCACACAGCCGGAGCTGAGTAGAATACAACTCAGCTTTAacaaaagaaatgtcttcttcagaaaagcttgaaggcaaagccgttgTGTCAAGCTAAGTAGTCGTCAGGacagcgtcaatgatccgtcaacttggaagacaaggtctgacaaTTTTCTGAAACAATCAGAAGTCTCAGAAATCTGTCAGGAAGACTTTTTCGAGAAAGAGCATGGTGTGACTTTTGCCCCtgtagctagattagaagctataagaatattgtgtgcatatgctagctttatgaattttaaattgttccaaatggatgtcaagagtgcatttcttaatggagttataaatgaagaggtttatgttagtcagcctccagtgTTTGTGGATCCtaagtttccaaaccatgtttataaactcaaaaaggccctgtatggtctcaaacaagcaccacgtgctttgtatgaaaggctgaccagttttctgctgTCCAGAAACTATGTTAGAGGAAAatctgacacaaccttattcattaagaaaaagggtaaagataccctgctggcacaaatatatgttgatgatattatttttggtgctactaatgagtcaatgtgcaaggaatttagtaagcagatgcaaactgagtttgagatgtcaatgatgggagaactcaacttcttccttggacttcaaatcaaacaaggcaaaaatggcatttttattagccagactaagtatgccaaggagatattaaagaaatttgatatggaaaattgtaagtcaatatctaccccaatgggtactgacactatgctctgtgctgacgaaaaaggtaagtcagtaaacagcaaattgtaccgaggtacgattggctctctactctatttaacggcaagtaggccagacattcaatactcagtatgttattgtgcaagatatcaagctaaccctaaggaatctcattacatagctgtaaaaagaatccttagatatttgcaaagcttagTGAATGCAGGCTTATGGTATCCTAACacaaatgatttcacactcattggatacactgacactgactatggacgagacaagcttgagcgaaaaagtacttcaggaggatgtcacttccttagaagctgtctagtgtcttggttcagtaagaagcagtcgtcagtagctctgtcaacaactgaagctgagtacattgctgctggaagctgtgttgcacaagtcctatggatcaaacaacagctggatgattatggagttcaaacgaaaacaattgaagtcaaatgtgacaacaaaagtgccattgacttatcaaagaatgcaatccaacacagcaggatgaagcatgtcagcattaggcatcacttcatcagagatcatgtactcaaaggtgagatcaagatGACTTATGTTCCaccaaatgaacagcttgcagatatcttcacgaacccgctggctcgtgagcagtttagcatactaagggaagctatcggtatgtctaatcatcttcaataaatttttgagtaaaatgaatgctgagtgattataatatgccgagtgattatcacatgttgagtaactgtcatatgctgagtaaatatgaatGCTATGAAATCACTATATGTTGAGTTGCTATACATGTTGAATGATTACCAAATATTGAGCTACT encodes:
- the LOC136216634 gene encoding probable plastid-lipid-associated protein 11, chloroplastic isoform X2, yielding MLIFINRHFCIIPAGQESSPVSMASCFLLLPIIPLKSRNSFSSSSSSSSIRASKITCSSTATQSQSAKQRLLTLISDQERGLKTQEDPEKRSSIIQAIDDMAQLGEGTITTGVSLSSTWRLLWTTEKEQLFIIEKASFFGTQAGDVLQVIDVENKTLNNVITFPPDGVFFVRSKIEIASAQRVNFRFTSAVLRGKSWEFPLPPFGQGWFKSVYLDDDIRIAKDIRGDWLIVARAPYIWSE
- the LOC136216634 gene encoding probable plastid-lipid-associated protein 11, chloroplastic isoform X1, with the protein product MLIFINRHFCIIPAGQESSPVSMASCFLLLPIIPLKSRNSFSSSSSSSSIRASKITCSSTATQSQSAKQRLLTLISDQERGLKTQEDPEKRSSIIQAIDDMAQLGEGTITTGVSLSSTWRLLWTTEKEQLFIIEKASFFGTQAGDVLQVIDVENKTLNNVITFPPDGVFFVRSKIEIASAQRVNFRFTSAVLRGKSWEFPLPPFGQGWFETVYLDDDIRVVKDIRGDYLVVDRAPYAWKE